One Thermofilum pendens Hrk 5 DNA segment encodes these proteins:
- a CDS encoding RNA-binding domain-containing protein, with amino-acid sequence MSQKTPERKRKSSDVLSLELSTFVHATEDEERVLQAVSNVLPERMRGSLEVYLSKNVVLGYHGNAITVMKFFIDEEVEAQEAFEHIVRRMEESDFNYFLDSLEDRFEHGRIYLRVDKQEAYLGNIRISEGDDVIRVTALLKPHLRKSEAVSRYLLSLRSKKTTQ; translated from the coding sequence ATGTCTCAGAAAACGCCGGAGAGAAAGAGGAAGAGCAGTGACGTGCTAAGCCTAGAGTTATCAACCTTCGTGCACGCTACTGAAGACGAGGAACGAGTTCTGCAGGCAGTGTCTAACGTTCTACCAGAGCGCATGAGAGGAAGCCTGGAAGTGTACCTTTCGAAGAACGTTGTCCTCGGCTATCACGGAAACGCGATCACTGTCATGAAGTTTTTCATAGACGAAGAAGTAGAGGCCCAGGAAGCTTTCGAGCACATAGTTAGAAGGATGGAGGAGTCGGATTTCAACTACTTCTTGGACTCGCTGGAGGATAGGTTCGAGCATGGAAGGATATACCTAAGGGTGGACAAGCAGGAAGCTTACCTTGGGAACATACGCATAAGTGAAGGCGACGATGTAATACGCGTGACTGCGTTGCTAAAGCCGCACCTAAGAAAGAGCGAAGCAGTGTCCAGGTACCTTCTCTCGCTAAGATCCAAGAAGACGACTCAGTAA
- a CDS encoding 50S ribosomal protein L15e, which yields MGYYKYMAEIWKRPFKGEHGQLMRERFMLWRREPTVVRIPRPTRINRARALGYKAKQGYIVARVRVRKGGLNRPRPSSGRRPKRMGVYGYSPHKSAQQIAEERAARKFPNLVVLGSYYVGEDGVYKWYEVVMVDPHHPAVKRDIERRWVAGFKKKAGVKVTRDLLLKILSKAKLDVSENAGEKEEEQ from the coding sequence ATGGGATACTACAAGTACATGGCAGAAATCTGGAAAAGACCCTTTAAGGGCGAACACGGGCAGCTCATGAGAGAAAGGTTCATGCTGTGGAGGCGTGAACCAACTGTTGTACGGATACCTAGGCCTACCAGGATAAATCGCGCGAGAGCTCTGGGGTACAAGGCTAAGCAGGGATACATAGTGGCGAGGGTCAGGGTGCGCAAAGGAGGTCTCAATAGGCCTAGGCCTTCCAGCGGTAGACGCCCCAAGAGAATGGGAGTATACGGGTATTCGCCGCATAAGAGTGCGCAGCAGATAGCCGAGGAGAGGGCTGCCAGGAAGTTCCCCAACCTGGTAGTTCTAGGGTCTTACTATGTCGGCGAGGACGGGGTCTACAAGTGGTATGAAGTCGTTATGGTGGATCCGCACCACCCGGCGGTGAAGAGAGACATCGAGAGACGCTGGGTAGCGGGCTTCAAGAAGAAAGCTGGGGTTAAAGTTACGAGGGATCTTCTCTTAAAGATTCTCTCAAAGGCTAAGCTAGATGTCTCAGAAAACGCCGGAGAGAAAGAGGAAGAGCAGTGA
- a CDS encoding NOG1 family protein has product MDIQYLKRRMVYAPQSVEELFELAVRSCKRKSSAKGVDKVETRRIRALECVKLAAGVLSSRLRDVALTSPFLEDLHPFYRSLVTIDLDVDLYKSCTSRLYSASKIIKKIGLEQRVRIRRAKTYEEIVSAEKAFFGRALSVLRELEECLPMLRKFQLTFAKLPEIDLDIPTVIIAGAPNVGKSSLLKSLTRAKPEVKPYPFTTKELIVGHIEHPLGKIQLVDTPGLLDRPLEEKNPIELKAVVALKHITGLVLFVVDPTETCGFTLDFQYAVYRGVKSFISSEAWIVVNKLDIAQTEHMDNFRRVFGAVDYVAVSAEKKIGVDNLKEKIIEKFAR; this is encoded by the coding sequence ATGGACATACAGTACCTTAAACGACGTATGGTCTACGCTCCTCAAAGCGTCGAGGAGTTGTTCGAGCTCGCAGTCAGGTCGTGCAAGAGGAAGAGTAGCGCTAAAGGCGTAGATAAGGTGGAGACGAGACGCATAAGGGCGTTGGAGTGCGTTAAGCTTGCGGCTGGTGTTCTCTCGTCTAGGCTTAGAGACGTAGCCCTTACGAGCCCCTTCCTGGAAGACCTACACCCCTTTTACCGCTCACTAGTAACGATAGATCTAGACGTGGACCTCTATAAGAGTTGCACCTCTAGGCTTTACAGCGCCTCGAAAATTATCAAGAAGATTGGTCTGGAACAGCGGGTTAGAATAAGAAGGGCAAAAACGTACGAGGAGATAGTGTCGGCGGAGAAAGCCTTCTTCGGACGAGCCCTTTCCGTGCTCAGAGAGCTGGAGGAGTGCCTGCCCATGCTTAGAAAATTCCAGTTGACATTCGCCAAGCTACCTGAAATCGACCTAGATATACCAACAGTGATTATCGCCGGGGCACCAAACGTGGGGAAGTCCTCGCTGCTAAAGTCCCTTACAAGGGCTAAGCCAGAAGTCAAACCCTACCCCTTCACAACTAAAGAGTTGATAGTAGGACACATAGAGCACCCGCTGGGGAAGATCCAGCTCGTCGACACACCTGGCCTGCTCGACAGGCCGCTAGAGGAGAAGAACCCCATCGAGCTTAAAGCAGTCGTAGCCCTAAAACACATCACCGGTCTAGTTCTCTTCGTCGTTGACCCCACCGAGACGTGCGGCTTCACGCTGGACTTCCAATACGCAGTCTACAGAGGTGTAAAGTCTTTCATATCGAGCGAAGCATGGATCGTAGTCAACAAGCTCGACATAGCTCAAACCGAGCACATGGACAACTTTAGGAGAGTATTTGGAGCGGTGGACTACGTGGCTGTCTCGGCGGAGAAGAAAATAGGAGTTGACAACCTGAAGGAAAAGATAATCGAAAAGTTCGCGCGCTGA
- the psmB gene encoding archaeal proteasome endopeptidase complex subunit beta: MEVLPGTTVGIRVSDGVVLAAEKRVSYGLYLMSKSGKKVYRILDKMGMASAGLMADMQTLARIVEAEMRLYELDSNISPKVWTVAKLLSYILYERRLFPYYAEIVVGGLDEEGSHLYSLDPIGAIIEDDYVALGSGTQLAISIVESNYKKDMSLDEALSLALKSVYAAMKRDAASGDGVDVLVIGKSGTLEKTYPLSELQSVAV; the protein is encoded by the coding sequence ATGGAAGTACTTCCGGGCACTACTGTTGGAATAAGGGTTAGCGACGGCGTAGTGCTGGCTGCCGAGAAGAGAGTTTCCTACGGACTCTACCTGATGAGTAAGAGCGGTAAGAAGGTGTACAGGATACTAGACAAGATGGGGATGGCGAGTGCAGGCCTTATGGCGGACATGCAAACTTTGGCTAGAATTGTCGAGGCGGAGATGCGTCTGTACGAGCTCGACTCGAATATCTCCCCGAAAGTCTGGACCGTTGCGAAGCTGCTTTCCTACATACTCTACGAGAGGAGACTCTTCCCATACTACGCGGAGATAGTTGTCGGAGGGCTAGACGAGGAGGGGTCACACCTCTACTCCCTAGATCCGATAGGCGCGATAATTGAAGATGACTACGTAGCCCTGGGATCTGGCACCCAGCTCGCAATCAGCATAGTGGAGAGCAACTACAAAAAAGATATGTCGCTAGACGAAGCCCTAAGCCTCGCACTTAAGTCCGTATACGCCGCCATGAAGCGCGACGCCGCCAGCGGTGATGGAGTGGACGTGCTGGTTATAGGAAAAAGCGGAACCCTGGAGAAAACCTACCCCTTAAGCGAGCTTCAAAGCGTAGCCGTATAA
- a CDS encoding DNA-directed DNA polymerase has protein sequence MVAGEVRELEFWILDASYDVVKGHPVIYLWGITESGERIVVAEKNFRPYFYLVPENAISDALVERVRTALHTFKVLSVNAIERKLFGRTLNVLKVTITDPRDVPKAREVAAKIPGIRDVLEADIRFYMRYMVDTGISPSSWVLAKVRSAPVPNGWRVDEFFELVEAPRSLDKKSTPRLKTYAFDIECYNRYGEPDPERDPVLVISRTGEDGTVIFSQDEGSSEKKLLEEFVNDLVQYDPDVILGYNSNRFDWPYLLQRARVNGVKLSIGRNLGEPSQSVYGHFSVVGRANVDLYDYASELQEVKVKTLENVSEFLGVMKKSERVLIDTNKVYEYWDSKDKRSLLLRYAGDDARSTYLLGQVVLPFGIQLSSLVGLPLDQVFAASVGNRVEWFLIRQAFVFNELVPNSRERGEETYKGAIVLKPKPGVHKKIAVLDFSSMYPNIMIKYNISPDTYVPPEEHVDPSEVWVAPEVGHRFRKHPPGFYRKVLESLLEARRRLREKMKTLDPRSEEYRIYDERQKAIKVITNATYGYSGWSMARWYKREVAEATTAWGRELIKATIKKAQSLGLSIIYGDTDSIFVQFDEEKIGRLVEYVEKELGFEIKLDKVYEKVFFTESKKKYCGLLADGRVDLVGFEAVRGDWAEISKEIQERVVEIVLKEEDPWKAVDFVRKTITELSEGRIPLEKLVIWKTLSKDLDEYEVDAPHVVVARELKRLGYRVGKGAKIGYIVVKGAGKVSEKAKPLISVKSPDEVDTDYYVKRQIVPAALRILEYFGVKEEHFSTGRRQATLSDFF, from the coding sequence ATGGTTGCAGGAGAAGTGCGCGAGCTGGAGTTTTGGATCCTTGATGCGAGTTACGACGTCGTAAAGGGTCACCCGGTCATCTACCTCTGGGGGATAACGGAGAGTGGGGAGAGAATAGTCGTAGCTGAAAAGAACTTCAGGCCTTACTTCTACCTAGTCCCCGAGAACGCGATCAGCGACGCACTCGTGGAGAGAGTTAGAACTGCTCTCCACACGTTCAAGGTTTTAAGCGTGAACGCCATTGAGAGGAAGCTCTTCGGAAGAACACTCAATGTTCTAAAGGTTACGATAACGGATCCTCGGGATGTCCCGAAGGCTAGAGAAGTTGCAGCGAAGATCCCGGGTATCCGCGACGTTCTCGAGGCGGATATCAGGTTCTACATGCGCTACATGGTGGACACGGGTATCTCTCCGAGCTCCTGGGTTCTCGCTAAGGTTAGGAGCGCTCCCGTCCCGAATGGGTGGCGTGTAGACGAGTTCTTCGAGCTTGTAGAAGCTCCGAGGTCCCTGGACAAAAAGAGCACGCCGAGGCTTAAAACCTATGCTTTCGACATAGAGTGCTATAACAGGTACGGGGAACCCGACCCCGAGAGAGACCCTGTCCTCGTGATCAGCAGGACCGGAGAGGATGGTACGGTGATTTTCTCGCAGGACGAGGGTTCTTCCGAGAAGAAGTTACTCGAAGAATTCGTAAATGACTTAGTGCAGTACGACCCGGACGTTATCCTTGGATATAACTCTAACAGGTTCGACTGGCCGTACCTCTTGCAGCGCGCCCGTGTAAACGGGGTTAAACTGTCTATTGGAAGAAATCTTGGAGAACCGTCACAAAGTGTCTACGGGCATTTCTCCGTTGTTGGTCGTGCCAACGTGGACCTCTACGACTACGCGAGCGAGCTACAGGAAGTTAAGGTAAAGACTCTGGAGAACGTTTCAGAGTTCCTCGGAGTCATGAAGAAAAGCGAGAGAGTGCTCATAGACACCAACAAGGTGTACGAGTACTGGGATTCGAAGGACAAAAGAAGTCTATTGCTGCGGTACGCGGGGGACGATGCAAGGAGCACGTACCTTCTAGGCCAAGTTGTGTTACCCTTCGGCATCCAGTTGTCGAGCCTAGTAGGCCTCCCCCTGGACCAGGTCTTCGCAGCGTCCGTTGGCAACAGGGTAGAGTGGTTCCTCATCAGGCAAGCCTTCGTCTTCAACGAGCTTGTCCCCAACTCGCGGGAGCGAGGAGAGGAGACGTACAAGGGAGCTATCGTGCTGAAGCCTAAACCCGGAGTCCACAAGAAGATAGCTGTCCTCGACTTTTCGTCCATGTACCCCAACATCATGATCAAGTACAACATTTCTCCCGATACCTACGTACCACCGGAGGAACACGTCGACCCTAGCGAGGTCTGGGTAGCGCCGGAGGTCGGGCACAGGTTCAGGAAGCATCCCCCCGGTTTCTACAGAAAAGTTCTCGAGAGCCTTCTCGAAGCCAGGAGGCGGCTACGGGAGAAAATGAAGACGCTTGACCCCCGAAGCGAAGAATATAGGATCTACGATGAAAGGCAGAAGGCCATCAAGGTAATCACGAACGCGACGTACGGGTACAGCGGATGGAGTATGGCGCGGTGGTACAAGAGAGAAGTAGCCGAGGCGACAACGGCTTGGGGGCGTGAGCTCATCAAGGCTACGATAAAAAAGGCGCAGAGCCTCGGGCTCAGCATAATCTACGGGGACACGGACAGCATCTTCGTACAGTTCGACGAGGAGAAGATCGGTAGGCTAGTAGAGTACGTTGAGAAAGAGTTGGGCTTTGAGATAAAGCTGGACAAGGTGTACGAAAAGGTCTTCTTCACTGAGTCCAAAAAGAAGTACTGCGGGTTGCTCGCTGACGGCCGGGTAGACCTTGTAGGGTTTGAGGCGGTTAGAGGCGACTGGGCTGAGATCTCGAAGGAGATCCAGGAGAGAGTCGTAGAGATAGTGTTGAAAGAGGAGGATCCCTGGAAAGCCGTGGACTTCGTTAGGAAAACCATAACAGAGCTGAGCGAGGGGAGGATACCCTTAGAGAAGCTCGTCATTTGGAAAACTCTCTCCAAGGACCTCGACGAGTACGAAGTTGATGCTCCGCACGTTGTCGTAGCTAGGGAGCTTAAAAGGCTTGGCTACAGGGTGGGGAAGGGGGCGAAGATAGGCTACATCGTGGTGAAAGGCGCCGGCAAGGTTTCCGAGAAGGCAAAGCCTCTAATCTCCGTTAAGAGCCCCGACGAGGTGGACACGGATTACTACGTCAAGAGACAAATCGTGCCTGCCGCCCTGCGAATACTAGAGTACTTTGGAGTGAAGGAAGAGCACTTCTCGACCGGTAGAAGGCAGGCCACGCTTTCCGACTTCTTTTAA
- a CDS encoding ATP-binding protein, which yields MLLAERGLRVRLGALSAVSLKQGHIVVAGPTGSGKTNTVKVLLCGLKRRGIPFLVLDFHGEYGEFGRLEPGKDLSFNVLSTGDIEFVVDVFSTIFQITEPQWYFLVKALKKGSPPFRLSDIIALVDEEPVRDWREFEIKAAILRRLTILNEGVLGRTLNGDAPPEALFRGAFAVDLSVLPLKYRGLLALVLLKHLYDAAMARGKSQEIAHVTVIEEAWQVLPYRARWEAPSLAERLFLELRKFGEVVVAVAQRLDDLSERVLRNASLVVLHDASRADLQKLGCEDVERIPKLGRGHALVVSEGCLARRVRVKLYRGCS from the coding sequence ATGTTGCTTGCCGAGCGGGGACTGAGGGTCAGACTCGGAGCCTTATCCGCGGTTTCCTTGAAGCAAGGGCACATCGTCGTCGCGGGACCCACCGGTAGCGGTAAAACGAACACCGTGAAGGTGCTTCTCTGCGGGCTCAAGCGGAGGGGCATCCCGTTTCTCGTTCTAGACTTCCACGGAGAATACGGGGAGTTCGGGCGCTTAGAGCCAGGGAAGGACCTTTCTTTCAACGTTCTTTCAACCGGTGACATAGAGTTCGTAGTAGACGTGTTCTCGACGATCTTCCAGATTACAGAGCCGCAGTGGTACTTCCTCGTGAAGGCTCTCAAAAAGGGTTCTCCTCCCTTCAGGTTGAGCGACATCATAGCCTTGGTGGACGAGGAGCCGGTGCGGGATTGGAGAGAGTTCGAGATAAAGGCGGCGATCCTGAGGCGCCTTACAATTTTGAACGAGGGGGTTCTGGGAAGAACGCTGAACGGAGACGCGCCGCCCGAGGCTCTTTTCAGGGGGGCGTTCGCGGTCGACCTCTCGGTACTCCCCCTCAAGTACCGGGGGTTACTCGCGCTTGTGCTCCTGAAGCACCTTTACGATGCCGCGATGGCGAGGGGGAAGTCGCAGGAGATAGCTCATGTCACGGTGATCGAGGAGGCGTGGCAGGTTCTACCGTACAGGGCTAGGTGGGAGGCTCCGAGCCTGGCGGAGAGGCTTTTCCTAGAATTGAGGAAATTCGGGGAAGTCGTCGTCGCTGTGGCGCAGAGGCTCGACGACCTATCGGAAAGGGTTTTACGCAACGCGAGCCTCGTTGTACTCCACGATGCTTCTAGGGCGGATCTACAGAAGCTAGGGTGCGAGGACGTTGAACGAATACCCAAGCTGGGAAGAGGGCACGCTTTGGTAGTGTCCGAGGGGTGTCTAGCGAGGCGTGTCCGTGTCAAGCTCTACAGGGGATGTAGCTAA
- a CDS encoding OB-fold nucleic acid binding domain-containing protein: MGEGREGYEILLDCFLKALPSEVVAGAVKRGSVVYFRVVHGKAVLMSRKIAVVGRVQGVVHGDKFTDIVLGDGSGTVTVRFWSEKKGLLEDKGLAEGSTAKVLGVLRESREGTVYVTPIAVQSVPDGYLEEFTARIREDRDFLATFIEKQRSTVDAEEATPPIGRDFSEKR; the protein is encoded by the coding sequence ATGGGGGAGGGGAGGGAGGGATACGAGATCCTCTTGGACTGTTTCCTGAAGGCTTTACCCTCCGAGGTCGTAGCCGGAGCGGTGAAGAGGGGTAGCGTCGTCTACTTCAGGGTGGTTCACGGAAAGGCTGTGCTCATGTCCAGGAAGATCGCCGTTGTCGGGCGCGTCCAGGGGGTTGTCCACGGCGATAAGTTTACAGACATTGTTCTCGGAGACGGTAGCGGCACAGTGACTGTGAGGTTCTGGTCCGAGAAGAAAGGCTTGCTTGAAGATAAGGGGCTAGCGGAGGGTTCCACAGCGAAGGTGCTCGGAGTACTGAGAGAAAGCAGGGAGGGCACCGTGTACGTAACTCCCATAGCTGTCCAATCCGTGCCCGACGGTTACCTTGAAGAGTTCACCGCGAGGATAAGAGAGGACCGAGACTTCCTCGCCACGTTCATTGAAAAACAACGAAGCACGGTAGACGCGGAAGAGGCAACGCCTCCGATAGGACGCGACTTCTCAGAAAAACGTTAA
- a CDS encoding CBS domain-containing protein, with the protein MRVSELPVGRFPPLAVVPSSSRVLDVLVAMGRNRVRHVPLVDERGVLKGMVSARDLVDFLGGRRFRDVVEARFNGDVYKALEQTGVEFLKYDPPYVYTRSDLREVIELMVERGIGALAVVDEDLRVVGIVSERHVISLLANVETHVKVKEIMTSEVVYLSPMDSLFEGMRVMSERRIRRLPLVSGEELRGIVTIKDVLSYVSREDVLARLKEGSRSAVYDTPLVYISSKPVLAVEDDVDVGLAVSLMKKHGIGALVVTHDGKPRGIVTERDVLTRLPRVKGVEIFLDEATKTIFGGRVTF; encoded by the coding sequence ATGAGAGTCAGTGAGCTACCTGTTGGGCGTTTCCCACCGCTCGCCGTCGTTCCCAGCTCTTCCAGGGTTCTTGACGTTCTAGTTGCCATGGGGCGTAACAGGGTTCGGCACGTACCGCTGGTTGACGAGCGTGGGGTGTTGAAGGGGATGGTTTCCGCGAGGGATCTGGTGGACTTCCTGGGTGGGAGGAGATTCAGGGACGTTGTCGAAGCTAGGTTTAACGGCGATGTTTACAAGGCGCTGGAGCAAACGGGCGTCGAGTTTCTCAAGTACGATCCTCCTTACGTTTATACTCGCTCGGATCTGAGGGAAGTCATAGAGTTGATGGTTGAACGCGGTATAGGGGCTTTAGCGGTGGTTGACGAGGATCTACGCGTTGTTGGCATAGTTTCGGAGAGGCACGTGATTTCCCTTCTAGCGAACGTTGAGACCCACGTGAAGGTCAAGGAGATCATGACTTCCGAGGTTGTCTACCTGTCGCCCATGGACTCTCTCTTCGAAGGGATGCGCGTTATGTCGGAGAGGCGTATACGCAGACTCCCTCTGGTCAGTGGTGAAGAGTTACGCGGGATAGTTACGATCAAGGATGTCCTTTCCTACGTGTCGAGGGAGGACGTGCTGGCGAGGCTAAAGGAGGGGTCGAGGAGCGCGGTCTACGACACGCCTCTCGTGTACATCTCCTCGAAGCCCGTGCTAGCAGTCGAAGACGATGTGGACGTGGGCTTGGCGGTAAGCTTGATGAAGAAGCACGGCATCGGCGCGCTCGTTGTGACGCACGACGGGAAGCCTAGAGGTATTGTCACCGAGAGGGATGTATTGACGCGTCTGCCGCGCGTTAAAGGGGTGGAGATATTCCTCGACGAGGCTACGAAGACGATCTTCGGGGGTAGGGTCACCTTCTGA